One part of the Vicia villosa cultivar HV-30 ecotype Madison, WI linkage group LG6, Vvil1.0, whole genome shotgun sequence genome encodes these proteins:
- the LOC131613509 gene encoding F-box protein At5g49610-like, translated as MITKLEQLPQDTLSNILSRLPQDILCNILSRLPARELLKCKFVSESWFNLITDPYFINKYYVFYNNLIYSQNQKEHLWVIRTLFNNSGVKIDFPLMFWNLDDPKKHVSSSPLNLPHVNNRDKTCWGEILGSCNGLYFIQGFPNNLIINPSLKQCHVLPLRQYSITCSKETYLESEFAGFGFDHKTNDYKVVLLQDVWLKKANGEREKGYWIALLYSLNSHSWRKFNAEDLPLPFEISHESSAVYTFMNSCCHWWGYVDKDGGGIEKFVLAFNMVDETFRKIKVPKIEYSCFSGECYKTLAPFNESNTIGVIVYPIRGIGVDKCFDVWVMKNYCDEESWIKLYSAGPVPMDSKFVGFYGINGFLWKDNDGRLVLYDSENDKMMDLQVYGKPEIRVVRYMESIVSLRRPVKKNYN; from the coding sequence ATGATAACAAAGTTGGAGCAATTGCCACAAGATACATTATCCAACATACTATCAAGGCTACCACAAGATATATTATGCAACATACTATCAAGGCTACCAGCAAGAGAATTGTTGAAATGTAAGTTTGTTTCCGAATCATGGTTCAATCTCATAACTGAtccttattttataaataaatactaTGTTTTCTACAACAATCTTATTTACTCTCAAAATCAAAAGGAGCATCTCTGGGTTATTCGCACACTGTTCAATAATTCTGGCGTAAAAATTGATTTTCCCCTTATGTTTTGGAATTTAGATGATCCCAAAAAACATGTATCATCTTCTCCTTTAAATCTTCCTCATGTAAACAATCGAGATAAAACTTGTTGGGGTGAGATATTGGGTTCTTGTAATGGTCTTTACTTTATACAAGGATTtccaaataatttaataattaacccATCCCTGAAACAGTGTCATGTGTTGCCTTTGCGTCAGTATTCTATAACTTGTTCAAAAGAAACTTATCTTGAGTCTGAATTTGCTGGATTTGGATTTGATCACAAAACTAATGATTATAAAGTCGTTCTCCTACAAGATGTATGGTTGAAAAAAGCAAATGGTGAAAGAGAAAAAGGATATTGGATTGCTTTGTTATACAGTCTTAATTCCCACTCTTGGAGAAAGTTTAATGCGGAAGATCTCCCTCTTCCATTTGAAATTTCCCACGAGTCTTCCGCGGTTTATACTTTTATGAACAGTTGTTGTCATTGGTGGGGTTATGTTGATAAGGATGGCGGCGGAATAGAAAAGTTCGTTCTAGCATTCAACATGGTTGATGAAACATTTAGGAAGATAAAAGTTCCCAAAATAGAGTATTCTTGTTTTTCAGGAGAATGTTATAAAACTCTAGCACCTTTTAATGAATCTAATACTATTGGTGTTATTGTTTATCCTATCAGAGGAATAGGAGTAGATAAATGTTTTGATGTTTGGGTGATGAAAAATTATTGTGATGAAGAGTCTTGGATTAAGCTATATAGTGCTGGACCTGTGCCTATGGATTCAAAGTTTGTTGGATTTTATGGGATCAATGGATTTCTTTGGAAAGACAATGATGGAAGACTGGTATTGTATGACTCTGAGAATGACAAAATGATGGATCTTCAAGTTTATGGAAAACCTGAAATAAGAGTTGTTAGGTATATGGAAAGTATTGTTTCATTGAGAAGGCCGGTGAAAAAAAACTACAATTAA